A genomic segment from Rhizoctonia solani chromosome 11, complete sequence encodes:
- a CDS encoding laminin domain protein has translation MTDRPGWYPPGQICHPPELPVYLKNVYDLKPIVGVPNDAEVTRIHAVLHAARKLSEVPAMMDPSLLMGLADHLFDVQMARYRSKYSLITFPSSATYSPPNLPDHLSTKLESVSGAPTNEQMIKVQDILLNYQEMRRFPSMFDAHVNMELSQHLFDLQMGVFKKQYL, from the exons ATGACTGATCGTCCCGGGTGGTATCCTCCGGGGCAGATTTGCCATCCGCCCGAGCTACCAGTGTATCTAAAGAATGTTTATGACCTGAAGCCAATTGTGGGAGTACCCAATGACGCCGAGGTTACCCGGATCCATGCCGTCTTGCATGCAGCAAGAAAGCTATCCGAGG TTCCTGCAATGATGGATCCCAGTTTATTAATGGGTCTCGCCGATCATCTGTTCGATGTTCAAATGG CCAGGTATCGAAGCAAATATTCGCTTATCACCTTTCCTAGT AGTGCTACATATTCACCTCCGAATCTCCCCGACCATCTCTCTACCAAACTCGAGTCCGTATCTGGTGCGCCAACCAATGAACAGATGATAAAGGTGCAGGATATCCTTTTGAATTATCAGGAAATGAGACGAT TTCCGTCCATGTTTGATGCACATGTCAACATGGAACTGTCTCAGCATCTCTTCGATCTTCAGATGGGTGTGTTCAAAAAGCAATATCTTTGA
- a CDS encoding Transposon Ty3-I Gag-Pol polyprotein — MSNTGQDGAPTGHADNAPLVGPSVKPRSASRMSTAREVPLESTPKASRKATKGKSSAYTTESKTSWPSSRASGASSVEQGGGYSVKDDGDEASGDEGTYNREEEIGETYMEADTAMISALPEETVTRGIPKSAILSPISRRPQYQIQSVPTVLEPPAEIKRPASAPINPHRQTPVNKPVEIEQSRQGINSPSAEANARQKNRWQIGNIVTRDNTVPLIIRTPPGPSKGKQAIRNTSGRKEKKEESLPRRQLDPREQTRLDYKLIDAIGKDREQLAALLDYEESMGNGGREARILFANTNPEVTIQAKEKGKEPTTPKNKSRVQATLGLPMSQLEGERKYTHTPAPNTVTAKNRGLPTELVAANGNPSDSSKSSSSSDSNNDFNNMSPHKLAKYIKKLKKKNKERKEKEKLRKLQLSGFKTKLPTAYNGSNDFNTFEQFVYEVETWQEDTGFEDYKAVRHVKSFLKDKAASYYMLHVAPNVTQYTLTLVFQGLFDYCFPPDSQARIRRKFNNMTQSDRGFRDFYRKLCKIQRRLADINNKSIAVRMWEGAHSYIRIEWAKNGYSAEHNLPEELEESAIRFETAEKIRRTEENQTNDCRDQSTYKGKRPDYRKPREGKRNGNTPRQDKPHVSTNKSPRKEKVPRLSPEKFAEYHAAGKCTFCHEIGHIAKDCPKRNFAKPKGISTLAVSFARIHELETATRESKSIYAISLDGGQQQNRM; from the exons ATGTCGAACACAGGACAAGACGGAGCTCCCACCGGGCACGCTGACAATGCGCCCTTGGTAGGACCTAGCGTTAAGCCCAGGTCGGCCTCAAGAATGAGCACGGCCCGCGAAGTCCCCCTAGAGTCAACGCCAAAGGCGTCCAGAAAGGCTACGAAAGGCAAAAGCTCAGCGTATACAACGGAGAGCAAAACTAGCTGGCCAAGTTCCAGGGCGTCAGGAGCATCGTCAGTGGAACAAGGGGGAGGATACAGCGTCAAAGAC GACGGCGATGAAGCGTCGGGGGATGAGGGAACATACAATAGAGAGGAAGAAATAGGCGAAACCTACATGGAAGCAGACACTGCAATGATTAGTGCATTGCCGGAAGAAACAGTAACAAGGGGTATACCTAAGTCAGCAATACTGTCCCCAATTAGTAGAAGACCACAATACCAAATACAAAGTGTACCAACGGTACTAGAACCTCCCGCAGAGATCAAAAGACCTGCTTCAGCACCGATAAACCCACATCGGCAAACCCCAGTAAATAAACCCGTTGAAATAGAACAGAGCAGACAGGGCATAAACAGCCCGAGTGCCGAAGCAAATGCTAGACAGAAAAACCGCTGGCAGATAGGGAATATAGTAACAAGGGACAATACAGTACCCTTAATAATAAGGACACCGCCTGGCCCCAGTAAAGGGAAGCAAGCAATAAGGAACACAAGCggaagaaaggaaaagaaagagGAAAGCCTACCTCGTAGACAACTAGACCCTAGGGAACAAACGCGCCTAGACTATAAACTAATAGACGCGATTGGAAAGGACAGAGAGCAATTAGCCGCTTTACTGGACTATGAGGAATCGATGGGAAATGGAGGGCGCGAGGCCCGAATATTATTCGCAAATACAAACCCAGAAGTGACAATACAAGCAAAAGAGAAAGGAAAAGAACCCACAACTCCTAAGAACAAGAGTCGCGTGCAAGCCACATTAGGACTACCCATGAGCCAGCTGGAGGGCGAGCGCAAGTACACGCATACACCAGCTCCAAACACAGTAACGGCAAAGAACAGGGGACTTCCTACTG AATTGGTAGCGGCCAACGGGAACCCCAGCGATTCAAGCAAATCAAGTAGCAGCTCAGACAGCAACAATGACTTCAATAACATGAGTCCGCATAAACTCGCTAAATACATTAAGAAattaaagaagaagaataaagaaagaaaagaaaaggaaaagctgAGGAAACTACAACTCAGCGGGTTTAAGACAAAGTTACCTACCGCATACAACGGGTCGAACGACTTCAATACATTTGAACAATTTGTTTACGAAGTAGAAACATGGCAGGAGGACACAGGATTTGAGGACTACAAAGCCGTAAGGCACGTAAAAAGCTTCCTCAAAGATAAAGCGGCAAGCTACTATATGCTACATGTAGCCCCCAATGTCACTCAATATACACTGACCCTGGTATTCCAAGGGCTATTCGATTATTGCTTCCCGCCAGACAGTCAAGCAAGAATACGCCGCAAGTTTAACAATATGACACAGTCAGACCGGGGGTTTAGAGATTTCTACCGCAAATTATGTAAAATACAAAGAAGACTAGCGGACATAAACAATAAATCAATCGCTGTCCGAATGTGGGAAGGAGCCCACAGCTACATACGCATAGAATGGGCAAAGAATGGATATTCAGCGGAACACAACTTGCCGGAGGAATTAGAAGAATCGGCAATTAGATTTGAAACCGCCGAAAAAATTCGCCGAACGGAAGAGAACCAAACAAATGATTGCCGAGACCAATCGACATACAAAGGCAAGCGCCCTGATTACCGTAAGCCTAGGGAAGGCAAAAGGAACGGTAACACGCCCAGGCAAGATAAGCCGCACGTCAGTACCAATAAGTCTCCAAGAAAGGAGAAGGTACCTAGGCTCTCGCCAGAAAAGTTTGCAGAATATCATGCAGCGGGAAAGTGCACATTCTGCCATGAGATTGGACATATAGCCAAGGACTGCCCAAAGCGAAACTTTGCTAAACCTAAGGGTATAAGCACGTTGGCTGTAAGCTTTGCTCGCATACATGAACTAGAAACAGCAACAAGGGAGTCTAAATCGATATACGCGATATCTCTTGATGGGGGACAGCAACAAAATCGTATGTGA
- a CDS encoding Transposon Ty3-G Gag-Pol polyprotein — MLFLTKKSADGSVKLRTVLDKQALNDNTHKLASPLPDQADILWRVQKHKYRSLIDGKDAYEQIRVEPEDVPHTLFVTPNGTMVSKVMQQGDTNASATYQSLMNILLEKGQGKYWDVFLDNIVVYTNSIEEHISRMNKLFEILRRKKLYLSNGKIQFLVRKLNILGHVIDEKGIRMDPDKINNVLKWKTPTTKEQVMAFLGAVGYLAPNCEGIRIPMGVLSNQSAGNKHWNWDHTAQRAFKEVKMIVQKHRDNHRVAIDYSEEAPPINLVTDASCTGASGVLSQGKELSKAHVIAFWSGKFNSTQQNYAVHKLELLAIKESLDWFRHLLVGCKFNIYTDHRALEHFQTQKNLSPRQVRWLQVFNEFDYCIIYIPGETNVLANTLSQIYENERPGTVRATSKYVQDKDNVPDLEAFSAKVTGHVTGPITRPLLVAKEAIAAQIPILGDQAIETQGPMEINGVDLPNKETIEEPRRLSRNRKPGELGPFLPPASPELGKVSLKRVIRLLWGLQSQVNRIERTLSEQTEISQEVRTNVKNISQTVNVVKDGLAQLQSARGPHTPEEQKPPTVEETPRAAPKTEPIGKAQPFLGAPAPIISTGAPRRDPLSLFNPYPSLSFPLGPAPASQGPPPAPIVTSAQPPAPSTVKVDHPDAFKGKIGSEAKQWLTRMLAWVRLNQRQFPTDLEVLSFLLMNMEEAAGAWAHPHLDQLGSHCALIQTVDEFKNKFLAAFGDPDATRAAERKITSLTQTGTCAEYITKFRTLQMELDWNDAALRGQFARGLHWEVRKQIATRERQPRTLRELQDASLIIDNALQEERASHPHQGNKSGKSSTTPNRGASTGHQATKTGPLSSNPNYVSEEERNRRRAEGLCVKCGRAGHKFAECRTGWKATPKEDKGKAKETAKIGKESGPKSGKD, encoded by the exons ATGCTATTCCTAACAAAGAAGAGTGCTGACGGGTCTGTCAAACTCCGTACAGTACTAGATAAACAAGCGTTGAATGATAATACTCATAAATTAGCCTCACCGCTGCCAGATCAAGCGGACATCTTATGGCGAGTACAAAAACATAAGTACCGGTCATTAATTGATGGAAAGGATGCGTACGAACAAATAAGGGTAGAACCAGAAGACGTACCACATACATTGTTTGTGACACCCAATGGTACTATGGTAAGCAAGGTAATGCAACAAGGCGATACAAATGCCAGTGCTACATACCAATCGCTCATGAATATATTACTCGAGAAGGGGCAAGGAAAATACTGGGATGTATTCTTAGACAATATAGTAGTATATACAAACTCGATAGAAGAGCATATATCCAGGATGAACAAACTCTTCGAGATATTAAGACGCAAGAAGCTCTACCTTAGCAATGGGAAGATACAATTCCTAGTACGCAAACTAAACATActaggtcatgtgattgatgAAAAAGGGATCCGAATGGACCCTGACAAAATCAACAACGTACTAAAGTGGAAAACACCTACCACTAAGGAACAAGTGATGGCGTTCCTAGGAGCAGTTGGCTACCTAGCGCCTAATTGCGAGGGCATAAGAATACCCATGGGGGTACTATCAAACCAATCAGCGGGAAACAAACACTGGAATTGGGACCATACAGCCCAACGTGCGTTCAAAGAAGTAAAAATGATAGTACAGAAACATAGGGACAATCACCGAGTCGCTATAGATTACAGTGAGGAGGCCCCTCCAATCAACTTAGTAACAGACGCAAGTTGCACCGGTGCAAGCGGTGTACTGTCGCAAGGAAAGGAACTAAGTAAGGCGCATGTAATTGCCTTTTGGTCGGGCAAATTTAATAGCACTCAGCAAAACTACGCAGTGCACAAATTAGAACTACTAGCGATCAAAGAGTCACTAGATTGGTTCAGGCATTTATTAGTAGGATGTAAATTCAATATATACACGGATCACCGGGCTCTCGAACACTTTCAGACACAGAAGAACTTAAGCCCGCGACAAGTCCGATGGCTACAAGTATTCAATGAATTCGATTATTGcattatatacatcccaGGAGAAACAAACGTATTAGCCAATACACTGTCCCAAATATACGAAAATGAAAGACCGGGAACAGTAAGAGCCACAAGCAAATACGTGCAAGATAAGGACAACGTACCTGACCTTGAGGCATttagcgccaaagtcacgggACACGTGACCGGCCCGATCACCCGACCGCTACTGGTAGCCAAAGAGGCCATAGCCGCCCAAATACCAATATTAGGCGACCAAGCAATTGAGACTCAGGGTCCAATGGAAATTAATGGGGTTGACCTACCTAATAAGGAAACAATAGAGGAACCTCGACGATTGTCAAGGAACCGTAAACCA ggagagctgggacccttccttccgccagcctcccccgagcttggcaaagtctcACTCAagcgggtcatccgcctTCTCTGGgggctccaatcccaagtcaaccgcATTGAGCGGACCCTCTCAGAACAAACCGAAATTAGCCAAGAGGTTCGAACCAACGTCAAGAATATCTCACAGACggtcaatgttgtcaaggatgggcttgcccagctcCAATCCGCCCGGGGCCCCCataccccagaagaacaaaaaccccccacGGTTGAGGAAACGCCCAGGGCTGCGCCCAAAACCgagcctattggcaaggctcaaccattcctcggggccccagcccccatcatctccacaggggccccCAGGCGCGACCCCCTCTCCCTCTTCAACCCCTACCCTTCCTTGTCCTTCCCTTTgggaccggctccagcctcccaaggacctccaccagcgcctaTCGTCACCTCGGCgcagcctccagccccctccactgtaaaagtggaccacccagatgccttcaaaggcaaaattggcTCGGAGGCCAAACAGTGGCTAACTCgaatgttggcctgggtacGCCTCAACCAGAGGCAATTCCCAACggacctggaggtcctctCCTTCCTCCTCATGAACATGGAGGAAGcggctggggcctgggcccatccccacctgGACCAGTTAGGGTCCCATTGCGCACTCATCCAGACCGTGGATGAATTCAAAAACAAGTTCCTGGCCGCCTTCGGCGACCCTGACGCAACCAGAGCAGCGGAGCGGAAGATCACGTCTCTCACACAAACCGGCACTTGTGCCGAATACATCACCAAGTTCcgcacgctgcaaatggaactcgactggaacgacgccgcACTCCGCGGCCAGTTTGCGCGAGGacttcactgggaggtccgGAAACAGATTGCCACTAGGGAAAGGCAACCACGCACCCTGAGGGAATTGCAAGACGCAtccctcatcattgacaacgccctccaagAGGAacgcgccagccacccgcatcagggtaataagtctggtaAATCCTCCACTACCCCCAAccggggggcaagtaccggccatcaggccaccaaaaccggCCCCCTCTCTTCCAATCCCAATTACGTCTCggaggaagaacgcaaccgccgccgcgcagaaGGACTTTGCGTAAAATGCGGTAGGGCTGGGCACAAGTTTGCCGAGTGCAGAaccggctggaaggctaccccaaaggaggataaggggaaagccaaggaaaccgccaaaattggcaaagagtctggacccaaatcgggaaaagactaa